The Jannaschia sp. GRR-S6-38 genomic interval CCTTGATGTCCTTGACCGACTTGGCGCCGGTGTCGTCATCGACATCGAACACGATCAGCCGCAGCGTGACCTTCAGCGGCGCGCTGTAGGTCATGTCGCGCTGCTGGCATTCCTCGACGTCGTATTTCGGCTCCTCGAGCTCGTATTTCACGAATTCCAGGACCGCGGTCTCGTTGAAATCCTTGATCGGGAAGACCGACTGGAAGGTGCCCATCAGGCCCTCCCCGTCTGTCGGGGCTTCGCCGCTTCCGGAGTTCAGGAACAGGTCGTAGGAGGATTTCTGAACCTCGATGAGGTTCGGCATCTGGAGCACTTCTTCCAGCTTGCCATAATACCGACGGATACGCTTGGAGGACGCCTGCGTCTGAGCCATGTGATGCTCGCCTTTTCTCACGTTTCGCGCCGCGCCATCCGTCGGGCATCGGACGGTCGCGGCCTGCGAAGGGGTCTTCGAGGGGGGACCATCCGGCGCGCCGTCCCACAGGCGCGCCCCCGTCCCGTCCTCCTGACCGGAAAAGCCCCGCCCTGCGGAAGGGGCTTTTCGAGACAGGAGCGGGTGGAGCGGGAAAACCCGCTCCACCCTGCATCTTCGACCCGCGCGCGGCGCGCGCGGGGCCGCGGTCAGACCGCGATCACTTCAGCTCGACTTCCGCGCCAGCGGCTTCGAGCTTGGCCTTGATTTCCTCGGCCTCGGCCTTGTCGACGCCTTCCTTGACGGGCTTGCCGCCGGCTTCGACCAGGTCCTTGGCTTCCTTCAGACCCAGACCGGTGATGCCGCGCACTTCCTTGATCACGTTGATCTTGGAGGCACCGGCCGACTTCAGGATGACGTCGAATTCGGTCTGCTCCTCGGCGGCGGCGCCGCCGGCGTCGCCCGCGGGACCGGCCATCATGACCGCGCCACCGGCGGCGGGCTCGATGCCGTATTCGTCCTTGAGGATGGTCTTGAGTTCCTGGGCTTCCAGGAGGGTGAGGCCGACGATTTGTTCGGCGAGAGCTTTGAGATCAGCCATTTGATGATTTCCAGTTCGTTAAGATGTGTTCCGGTTCCGGGTGTTCAACCCCGCGACGAAAGCATGTTTTCGGATCAGGCCGCCTCGGCCCGCTCCTCGATGGTCGACAGGATGCTCGCGATGTTGGAAGCAGGCGCGCCAATGGCCCCCGCGATATTCGAAGCAGGTGCGCCGATGCAGCCCACGATGGAAGCGATGAGCTCCTCGCGGCTGGGCATCTTGGCCACTGCCTGAACACCGGCGGCGTCCAGCGCCGTGTCGCCCATCGCGCCGCCCAGGATCTCCAGCTTGGAGTTTTCCTTGGCATACGCATCGATGACCTTCGCCGCAGCGACGGGGTCCTCGGAATAGGCGAGCACGGTCATGCCCTGAAGGTAGGAGCCGATCGAGTCGACGGCCTTCCCTTCGAGGGCGATCTTGGCGAGCTTGTTCTTGGCAACCCGAACGGAGCCGCCCGCGTCGCGCATGCGCGCGCGGAGGTCCTGCATCTCGGCGACTGTCATGCCCTCGTAGCGGCTGACCACCACGACGCCAGAGCTTTCGAAGATCTGGCCGAGTTCCTCGACCACTTTCTCTTTCTGGGCTCTATCCACAGTTCTTCTCCAAGTGTGGAGGGGCGGACCCCCTCCGGCTCGTTTTCGCCGCGACGGATGCGCGGCAAGAAGTCCTTACGGGTCAATGCAGCCCAGGACCCGGAAATCGGGGCCGGAATGTCTCTTCCCGTCTCGGGCAGGGCTTATGGCCGGAGCCGCCCACCGTCTCGGACGAATCGACGGCCCGTGCGAATGACTTCGCCCGGGTCGTCGGGGGGCGTCATAGGACGGTCATGCGGGAATGAAAAGGCCGAAATCGCGCGCAGCGCCCGGCCGGTGGCGCATCCTAGGGCGCGGGCGGGCCGCCGGGCAAGCGATTTCGCGCGGTGGGCGGCCCCGAACGGAAGCGGGCGGGCCCTTTCGGACCCGCCCGCGTCGCGTTTCGTGAGGGTGCCGCCTCAGGCGCCGGGCGCGTTGCCGGTGGCGCTTTCGACGCTGACCGTCACGCCCGGGCCCATGGTCGAGCTGAGCGAGATCTTCTGCAGATACGAGCCCTTGGCGCCCGCCGGCTTGGCCTTGGAGACGGCGTCCACGAAGGCCAGCACGTTCTCGCGCAGCTGGCCCGCATCGAAGGAGGCCTTGCCGACGCCGGCATGGACCACGCCGTTCTTCTCGGCCTTGAACTGGACCTGACCGCCCTTGGCGGCCTTCACCGCCTCGGCCACGTCCATCGTCACCGTGCCGACCTTGGGGTTCGGCATCAGGTTGCGCGGGCCGAGCACCTTCCCCAGACGGCCGACGATCGGCATCATGTCGGGGGTAGCGATGCAGCGGTCGAAGTCGATCTTGCCCGACTGCACCTGCTCCATCAGGTCCTCGGCGCCGACGATATCGGCCCCGGCTTCCTTGGCCTCGTCGGCCTTGGGACCGCGGGCGAAGACCGCCACGCGGACCGACTTGCCGGTGCCGTTGGGCAGGCTGACCACGCCGCGGACCATCTGGTCGGCATGGCGCGGGTCGACGCCCAAGTTCATCGCGATCTCGACGGTCTCGTCGAATTTCGCGTTGGCGTTCGACTTGATCAGCGAGACGGCCTCCTCGACGGGGAGGTTCTCCTTGCCGGCGAAGGCCTCGCGGGCCGAGCGGGTACGCTTACCGAGTTTCGCCATCACTTCACCTCGATGCCCATGGAGTTCGCCGACCCCACGATGATCTTCATCGCCTCTTCCACGTTATTCGCGGAGAGGTCCTTCATCTTCGCCTCGGCGATCTCGCGAACCTGCTTGACGGTCACCGACGCGACGGTCTCGCGGCCCGGCTTCTCGGCGCCGCGCGGACGGTTGCGCTTGCCCACGGGCTTCAGGCCGGCGGCCCTCTTGAGATAGTAGCTCGCGGGGGGCGTCTTGATGTCCATCGTGAAGGACTTGTCCTGGTAATACGA includes:
- the rplK gene encoding 50S ribosomal protein L11, producing the protein MAKKLVGKMKLQIPAGKANPSPPVGPALGQRGINIMEFCKAFNAKTQEMEPGAPCPTVISYYQDKSFTMDIKTPPASYYLKRAAGLKPVGKRNRPRGAEKPGRETVASVTVKQVREIAEAKMKDLSANNVEEAMKIIVGSANSMGIEVK
- the rplJ gene encoding 50S ribosomal protein L10, translating into MDRAQKEKVVEELGQIFESSGVVVVSRYEGMTVAEMQDLRARMRDAGGSVRVAKNKLAKIALEGKAVDSIGSYLQGMTVLAYSEDPVAAAKVIDAYAKENSKLEILGGAMGDTALDAAGVQAVAKMPSREELIASIVGCIGAPASNIAGAIGAPASNIASILSTIEERAEAA
- the rplA gene encoding 50S ribosomal protein L1 — its product is MAKLGKRTRSAREAFAGKENLPVEEAVSLIKSNANAKFDETVEIAMNLGVDPRHADQMVRGVVSLPNGTGKSVRVAVFARGPKADEAKEAGADIVGAEDLMEQVQSGKIDFDRCIATPDMMPIVGRLGKVLGPRNLMPNPKVGTVTMDVAEAVKAAKGGQVQFKAEKNGVVHAGVGKASFDAGQLRENVLAFVDAVSKAKPAGAKGSYLQKISLSSTMGPGVTVSVESATGNAPGA
- the rplL gene encoding 50S ribosomal protein L7/L12; translation: MADLKALAEQIVGLTLLEAQELKTILKDEYGIEPAAGGAVMMAGPAGDAGGAAAEEQTEFDVILKSAGASKINVIKEVRGITGLGLKEAKDLVEAGGKPVKEGVDKAEAEEIKAKLEAAGAEVELK